In the genome of Epinephelus lanceolatus isolate andai-2023 chromosome 18, ASM4190304v1, whole genome shotgun sequence, one region contains:
- the ubfd1 gene encoding ubiquitin domain-containing protein UBFD1 isoform X2, with protein sequence METEVKPKEAEPLGEDAEKGDTESTAQTAAGDTTTQDSSISNGDDVDGDQETVDLKIIWNKNKYDLKIPVDNTGAKLKERIHSLTGLPPAMQKVMYKGLLPEDKTLREIKITNGAKIMVVGSTINDVLAVNTPKEAIQQEVKAEENKKEPLCRQKQHRKVLDKGKPDDIMPSIKGTKERLPTVPLSGMFNKSGGKVRLTFKLEQDQLWIGTKERTEKVPMGSIKNVVSEPIEGHEDYHMMAFQLGPTEASQYWVYWVPAQFVDAIKDTVLGKWQYF encoded by the exons ATGGAAACCGAGGTAAAGCCAAAAGAAGCTGAACCACTGGGTGAGGATGCTGAAAAAGGCGACACAGAAAGCACGGCTCAGACAGCTGCAGGAGACACCACAACTCAGGACTCTAGTATTAGCAATGGCGACGATGTAGACGGCGACCAGGAGACGGTGGACTTGAAGATTATCTGGAACAAGAATAAGTATGATCTGAAAATTCCTGTTGATAACACCGGAGCCAAACTAAAAGAGAGGATTCACTCTCTCACTG GTCTTCCACCTGCAATGCAAAAAGTGATGTACAAAGGGTTGCTTCCAGAGGACAAGACGCTACGTGAAATAAAGATTACAAATGGTGCAAAAATAATGGTGGTAGGATCTACAATAAATGACGTATTAGCTGTGAATACACCCAAAGAGGCCATTCAGCAAGAAGTTAAAGCTGAAGAGAACAAGAAGGAACCTTTATGCAGGCAAAAG CAACACAGGAAAGTTTTGGACAAAGGTAAACCAGATGACATAATGCCATCTATTAAAGGAACAAAG GAACGATTACCAACAGTGCCTTTATCCGGAATGTTTAACAAGTCCGGAGGAAAAGTTAGACTTACATTCAAACTGGAGCAGGATCAGTTGTGGATCGGAACAAAGG AGAGAACAGAGAAAGTCCCAATGGGCTCCATTAAAAACGTAGTGTCTGAACCCATCGAAGGCCACGAGGACTATCACATGATG GCTTTTCAGTTGGGTCCAACGGAAGCGTCTCAATATTGGGTCTACTGGGTGCCTGCACAGTTTGTCGATGCAATCAAAGACACAGTCCTTGGAAAATGGCAGTATTTCTAa
- the rmi2 gene encoding recQ-mediated genome instability protein 2: protein MNKTGNTAGGRERLPPVKVLSGQLRTAESRGTADSGDGFVIKLGRGRTLLVSLVWMQGTVMDVQLDRNTVLLMDETGTFAVQGVNNIPKGKPCLSQGKYVMVMGVIQAVSPEPVIRAVKMADLSELAALHRRMWKLEVEDLQQILT, encoded by the exons ATGAACAAAACAGGCAACACAGCCGGAGGTAGGGAGCGCCTACCACCGGTGAAAGTGCTGTCCGGTCAGCTGAGGACAGCAGAGAGCCGGGGGACCGCCGACAGCGGGGATGGGTTTGTGATCAAACTGGGCAGGGGTCGCACTCTGCTGGTGTCACTGGTGTGGATGCAGGGGACTGTAATGGATGTCCAGCTGGACAGAAACACCGTGCTGCTGATGGATGAGACGGGGACGTTTGCTGTTCAAGGTGTCAACAACATCCCCAAAGGAAAACCATGTCTGTCCCAAG GCAAATATGTCATGGTGATGGGTGTCATCCAGGCCGTCTCCCCGGAGCCAGTCATCCGAGCCGTGAAGATGGCAGACCTCTCCGAGCTCGCCGCACTTCACAGACGGATGTGGAAGCTGGAGGTGGAGGACCTGCAGCAGATACTGACCTGA
- the ubfd1 gene encoding ubiquitin domain-containing protein UBFD1 isoform X1 → MATQDGSEEVIMETEVKPKEAEPLGEDAEKGDTESTAQTAAGDTTTQDSSISNGDDVDGDQETVDLKIIWNKNKYDLKIPVDNTGAKLKERIHSLTGLPPAMQKVMYKGLLPEDKTLREIKITNGAKIMVVGSTINDVLAVNTPKEAIQQEVKAEENKKEPLCRQKQHRKVLDKGKPDDIMPSIKGTKERLPTVPLSGMFNKSGGKVRLTFKLEQDQLWIGTKERTEKVPMGSIKNVVSEPIEGHEDYHMMAFQLGPTEASQYWVYWVPAQFVDAIKDTVLGKWQYF, encoded by the exons ATGGCGACCCAGGATG GAAGTGAAGAGGTCATAATGGAAACCGAGGTAAAGCCAAAAGAAGCTGAACCACTGGGTGAGGATGCTGAAAAAGGCGACACAGAAAGCACGGCTCAGACAGCTGCAGGAGACACCACAACTCAGGACTCTAGTATTAGCAATGGCGACGATGTAGACGGCGACCAGGAGACGGTGGACTTGAAGATTATCTGGAACAAGAATAAGTATGATCTGAAAATTCCTGTTGATAACACCGGAGCCAAACTAAAAGAGAGGATTCACTCTCTCACTG GTCTTCCACCTGCAATGCAAAAAGTGATGTACAAAGGGTTGCTTCCAGAGGACAAGACGCTACGTGAAATAAAGATTACAAATGGTGCAAAAATAATGGTGGTAGGATCTACAATAAATGACGTATTAGCTGTGAATACACCCAAAGAGGCCATTCAGCAAGAAGTTAAAGCTGAAGAGAACAAGAAGGAACCTTTATGCAGGCAAAAG CAACACAGGAAAGTTTTGGACAAAGGTAAACCAGATGACATAATGCCATCTATTAAAGGAACAAAG GAACGATTACCAACAGTGCCTTTATCCGGAATGTTTAACAAGTCCGGAGGAAAAGTTAGACTTACATTCAAACTGGAGCAGGATCAGTTGTGGATCGGAACAAAGG AGAGAACAGAGAAAGTCCCAATGGGCTCCATTAAAAACGTAGTGTCTGAACCCATCGAAGGCCACGAGGACTATCACATGATG GCTTTTCAGTTGGGTCCAACGGAAGCGTCTCAATATTGGGTCTACTGGGTGCCTGCACAGTTTGTCGATGCAATCAAAGACACAGTCCTTGGAAAATGGCAGTATTTCTAa